In Bacteriovorax stolpii, a single genomic region encodes these proteins:
- a CDS encoding DEAD/DEAH box helicase produces MNQFPEAITKALSEMKIESLTPIQESAIPKILEGRDLVALAETGSGKTLAFVLPIITKLIGAPKRPTKTLVITPTKELSEQILAVAKKCARFTNIISISLYGGKSFDTQARELKNGVHLIVACPGRLKDHIEKETIDLSGVETVVLDEADQLMDMGFLPHIKVAMEATASRKQTLLFSATMSEEVKTLTEEFLKDAETIEFKANQTKAAISEIFTPISNDLRYPFLRFLLKEHKIKSCLIFTKTKEEARSLNALLVADKYKAAVLEGDMTTHQRKKSLMGLKEKTINILVATDIASRGLDIPHVSHVINIGPPQNSDAYIHRVGRTARHDKPGMAITIYIKGEEDFELEEILSAQGKELSPTKYKEFNYQLRLDKKSLKLI; encoded by the coding sequence ATGAACCAGTTCCCGGAAGCCATCACCAAGGCCTTAAGTGAAATGAAGATTGAATCGCTCACACCGATTCAAGAGAGTGCCATTCCAAAAATCCTGGAAGGGCGCGACCTGGTGGCCCTGGCCGAAACTGGAAGTGGAAAAACCCTGGCCTTTGTTCTTCCTATTATTACAAAACTTATCGGTGCTCCGAAAAGACCGACTAAAACACTAGTCATTACTCCGACAAAAGAGCTCTCAGAGCAGATCCTTGCTGTGGCAAAAAAATGTGCGCGCTTCACTAATATCATCAGCATCAGCCTCTATGGCGGAAAAAGTTTTGATACTCAGGCAAGAGAATTAAAAAATGGTGTACACCTTATTGTGGCCTGCCCTGGACGATTAAAAGATCATATCGAAAAAGAAACTATTGATTTAAGCGGAGTGGAAACTGTTGTTCTCGATGAAGCTGACCAGTTAATGGACATGGGTTTTCTTCCCCATATTAAAGTGGCCATGGAAGCCACGGCCAGTCGTAAACAGACACTGCTCTTTTCTGCAACGATGAGTGAAGAAGTTAAAACTCTTACGGAAGAATTCCTAAAAGATGCTGAGACAATCGAATTTAAAGCAAACCAAACGAAAGCGGCCATTTCTGAAATCTTTACTCCCATTAGCAATGATCTTCGCTACCCTTTTCTGCGCTTTTTATTAAAAGAGCACAAGATTAAGTCGTGTTTAATTTTCACCAAAACAAAAGAAGAGGCCAGAAGCCTCAATGCCCTTTTAGTTGCTGATAAATATAAAGCAGCCGTGCTTGAAGGAGATATGACGACTCACCAGAGAAAAAAATCTCTTATGGGGCTAAAAGAAAAAACTATCAACATCCTGGTTGCGACAGATATCGCTAGCCGTGGACTAGATATTCCTCACGTCTCTCACGTCATTAATATCGGCCCTCCTCAAAACAGCGACGCCTACATTCACCGCGTGGGAAGAACGGCCCGCCATGATAAACCAGGAATGGCGATCACTATTTACATCAAAGGCGAGGAAGATTTTGAATTGGAAGAGATTCTGAGCGCTCAAGGTAAAGAATTAAGCCCTACAAAGTATAAGGAATTCAATTATCAACTGCGCCTTGATAAAAAGTCCCTTAAACTGATCTAA
- a CDS encoding HNH endonuclease → MNVFFRDQFQCQYCSIKLPASELTFDHIIPVSQKGPTSWENVVTCCRPCNGKKGSKSLHASGMNLLRPAKKPRWSPELCLRLSDEDPSEWWNFFPNTAKAAS, encoded by the coding sequence ATGAATGTTTTCTTCAGAGACCAATTCCAATGCCAATACTGCTCAATCAAACTTCCTGCTTCTGAACTTACTTTCGATCACATTATTCCTGTTTCCCAAAAAGGCCCAACTAGCTGGGAGAATGTCGTCACTTGCTGCAGGCCTTGCAACGGAAAAAAAGGATCAAAGAGTTTACATGCCTCGGGAATGAACCTTCTTCGTCCGGCCAAAAAACCGCGCTGGTCCCCGGAGCTTTGCCTGAGACTTTCCGATGAAGACCCGAGTGAATGGTGGAACTTTTTCCCGAATACAGCGAAGGCCGCTTCTTAA
- a CDS encoding protein-arginine deiminase family protein has translation MKKINLIGSALLMTLTFHEALALECPDKNSAPVCPTSGATLLDETYPTQAFVISNQPYMPTKDAKKVTRNFVSKVIANYDYEKVPQIILPMTDKKDFDVLVADIKNQLTQKKLPEEKINAIIGQITYTPIQSYTWQQDWFESFVDLKTGSPSIRQIDSYNRVWPDSGEKLSKAGEQCAISQGSNIKEAYSPNASARNTEDVSFGSGEMGGNIEGAPGGFCLVGDNQGSVFTNQFCGSPENVIQLQTSWLAVGHVDEIFKIIPTQYNDGRPKECEFSLMAASPKKAMELMSNPKQGQIPFMDLDVDNPEKDAAESRNTRTNIRFGGNYVTCEYINDIVKKRPGGIKTLPAGARTVLLKLIFGNAQAQDVSNEEKMLVELQNNCSSNIDQVSNYEIQEMMKLDKRFTTLNDAIDESIEKDKALIKSKILSRLPQCAKYYDELDVPNIFYGGYTMENPETKKVELAKPGSTNSFLPNPTNSVLMNKTVVFPDTGNNLFNGYLKDEMKKRKIKSDFISSWDYAHLGAGNIHCSSHSIPHCRPAGK, from the coding sequence ATGAAAAAAATCAATCTTATAGGTTCCGCTCTGCTTATGACTTTAACTTTTCATGAGGCCCTGGCACTTGAGTGCCCGGATAAAAACTCAGCTCCGGTGTGCCCTACAAGTGGTGCCACACTTTTAGATGAAACTTATCCAACACAGGCCTTCGTTATTTCCAATCAACCTTACATGCCGACAAAAGATGCAAAGAAAGTAACCCGCAACTTTGTCAGCAAGGTTATTGCTAATTACGATTATGAAAAAGTTCCGCAGATCATTCTGCCGATGACTGATAAAAAAGATTTTGATGTGCTGGTTGCCGATATTAAAAACCAACTGACACAAAAAAAATTACCCGAAGAAAAAATCAACGCCATCATCGGGCAAATCACTTACACTCCGATTCAAAGTTATACCTGGCAACAGGACTGGTTTGAATCCTTTGTCGATTTAAAGACAGGTTCTCCTAGCATCAGACAAATCGACAGCTACAACCGCGTCTGGCCTGATTCAGGAGAGAAACTAAGTAAGGCCGGTGAACAATGTGCTATCTCTCAAGGATCAAACATTAAAGAAGCCTACTCTCCAAATGCCAGTGCAAGAAACACAGAAGATGTTTCTTTTGGATCCGGAGAAATGGGTGGAAATATTGAAGGGGCCCCAGGTGGCTTCTGTCTAGTTGGAGACAACCAGGGGTCAGTATTTACCAACCAATTCTGTGGAAGCCCTGAGAACGTTATCCAACTGCAGACATCATGGCTTGCCGTAGGACACGTTGATGAGATTTTTAAAATCATTCCTACGCAATATAATGATGGCCGTCCTAAAGAATGTGAATTCTCTTTAATGGCCGCAAGTCCGAAAAAGGCCATGGAGCTGATGAGCAATCCAAAGCAAGGGCAAATCCCTTTTATGGACCTCGATGTTGATAACCCTGAAAAAGATGCTGCCGAATCCAGGAATACCAGAACAAATATCCGCTTTGGTGGAAACTATGTAACGTGCGAATACATCAATGATATTGTCAAAAAACGTCCTGGTGGAATCAAGACTCTTCCAGCTGGAGCACGCACTGTTTTACTAAAACTAATCTTTGGTAATGCCCAGGCACAAGATGTCAGCAACGAAGAAAAAATGCTCGTTGAATTGCAAAACAACTGCTCAAGCAACATCGACCAGGTCAGCAACTACGAAATCCAGGAAATGATGAAACTGGATAAACGCTTCACAACTCTCAACGATGCTATTGATGAATCAATTGAAAAAGATAAGGCGCTGATAAAATCAAAAATTCTCTCTCGCCTTCCTCAGTGTGCTAAATACTACGATGAACTGGATGTACCAAATATTTTCTACGGTGGTTATACGATGGAAAATCCAGAGACGAAAAAAGTTGAACTGGCAAAACCGGGCTCGACAAATTCGTTTCTTCCTAACCCTACCAACTCAGTTCTCATGAATAAAACAGTAGTCTTTCCAGACACTGGCAACAACCTGTTTAACGGTTATTTAAAAGACGAAATGAAAAAGAGAAAAATCAAATCTGATTTTATCTCCAGCTGGGATTATGCTCACCTTGGCGCTGGAAATATCCACTGCTCAAGCCACTCAATCCCACACTGTCGTCCGGCGGGGAAATAA
- a CDS encoding substrate-binding periplasmic protein, translating to MKKLLSTFILACVPLSLMGETIILKADRWCPFNCDPTSAQSKELGYIVEVAKLVFERKGHNIDYQVDTWTNSIESVRSGKATGLVSTTMPDAPDFIYPAKSMGSNKECFYVKAKDPWEYVSLSNLKGRKLGIVESYAYSAELTSYLMDHPEQTVKGTGSLPLMSNIENMKENKIDTIIENPFVFNYFTESKKIRDNYEEAGCTEGDPLYIGFSPKNPRSKEFAKILTEGIEDLRKDGTLGKIITKYSLKDWSP from the coding sequence ATGAAAAAGCTCTTATCCACATTTATTCTGGCATGTGTCCCATTGTCTCTTATGGGAGAAACCATCATCCTAAAAGCGGACCGCTGGTGCCCTTTTAATTGCGATCCAACATCTGCTCAAAGTAAAGAGTTAGGCTACATCGTCGAAGTGGCGAAACTTGTCTTTGAAAGAAAAGGCCACAACATCGACTACCAGGTGGATACCTGGACCAATTCTATTGAGAGTGTACGAAGCGGGAAGGCCACAGGTTTGGTTTCAACGACCATGCCCGACGCTCCCGATTTCATCTACCCGGCAAAAAGCATGGGAAGTAATAAAGAATGTTTTTACGTCAAGGCCAAGGACCCATGGGAGTATGTGAGCTTAAGCAATTTAAAAGGCCGCAAACTCGGCATTGTCGAGTCTTACGCTTATTCCGCCGAACTCACCAGCTATCTGATGGATCACCCTGAGCAGACAGTCAAAGGAACTGGCAGCCTTCCTCTCATGTCCAACATTGAGAACATGAAGGAAAACAAAATTGACACTATCATCGAAAACCCGTTTGTCTTTAATTACTTCACAGAATCCAAAAAAATCCGCGACAACTATGAAGAGGCCGGATGCACCGAAGGAGATCCGCTTTATATTGGATTCTCTCCCAAGAACCCTCGCTCCAAGGAATTCGCAAAAATCCTTACAGAAGGCATAGAAGATTTGAGAAAGGACGGAACTCTAGGTAAGATCATTACCAAGTATTCACTCAAAGATTGGAGTCCTTGA
- a CDS encoding EVE domain-containing protein has protein sequence MNYWLMKSEPDVFSIDDLKKKKKSGWDGVRNYQARNYMRDEMKIGDVVLFYHSSCEIPGIAGLAKVSKTSHPDPSQFDPKSEYYDEKATKDNPRWFMVEVEFVEKFENVVTLAMLKAHKGLEGMPVVQKGSRLSINPVTANEFKIIIGMK, from the coding sequence ATGAACTATTGGCTTATGAAAAGTGAGCCGGATGTCTTTTCCATTGATGACCTCAAAAAAAAGAAAAAATCCGGATGGGATGGTGTTCGCAACTATCAAGCTAGAAACTATATGCGCGATGAGATGAAAATCGGCGATGTGGTTTTATTCTATCACTCTAGCTGTGAAATCCCGGGCATTGCAGGCCTTGCCAAGGTCTCAAAGACCTCTCATCCTGATCCTTCGCAATTTGACCCTAAAAGCGAGTATTATGACGAGAAAGCGACAAAGGACAATCCTCGCTGGTTTATGGTGGAAGTGGAGTTTGTAGAAAAATTTGAAAACGTAGTGACACTTGCAATGCTTAAAGCTCATAAGGGACTAGAAGGCATGCCTGTTGTTCAAAAAGGATCAAGACTTTCTATTAATCCGGTTACAGCTAACGAATTTAAAATCATTATAGGAATGAAATAA